In Mercenaria mercenaria strain notata chromosome 15, MADL_Memer_1, whole genome shotgun sequence, a single genomic region encodes these proteins:
- the LOC123551005 gene encoding non-neuronal cytoplasmic intermediate filament protein B-like isoform X1, with protein sequence MSSEKDIRVIKKRYSVASAPIVVQNTKPGTSMSVRTSYGGPMTRRSNVMMSSSYGGGGLLPSGETAKVSKETVMSVKGSRGKEKKDLSELNGKLACYIEKSRLLEASNRALADENEKLRKLKGITGERVRVEYEEEIKELREALEELRKEFAPLKAELMSKEDLLETKDNEIEDLKKRIQDLQNQLDTSNQMICDLESEIKSLRQTCENLARDRDMAKKEVALIREDNARLRGDLEAARSLQIIAEQARDAALEELDFLETSTTHEIEELKALVEGINTLRPKIEAAWQSEFQQAVCDLQQDFDDRLATITDELRCRYEDRIAHMQATAPRDNMDGLIKTENRTLKSQLGDQKRQNSEYDAKIASLMAQIQEMKAMMERERSECENCKDELRMEIAKLQQELADVNADMAEIQDSKMSLELEIACYKKLLEGEESKMARSLESQFNMQSRGGQHLASVISGGMSSGGGGGQSSAASKPVVSMSQSTGSIKVTRSSTCGAQITELDNQGKHICISNTSSKDMDLSGWTLSRTCPKRRTKKTSEYKFESFTLPKGKTVKIYSNEYAFSMDEEKRENARLDIIALLASAESCSEWGTGDGEAALKNKDAVTKASATVTHMMG encoded by the exons ATGTCTTCGGAAAAAGATATAAGAGTTATTAAGAAGCGATATTCGGTGGCATCTGCTCCAATTGTCGTTCAGAATACCAAGCCGGGCACTTCCATGTCTGTTCGGACAAGCTATGGCGGTCCTATGACTAGACGTTCCAACGTTATGATGAGCAGCAGTTATGGAGGAGGTGGTTTACTGCCTTCAGGCGAGACCGCTAAGGTTAGCAAGGAGACCGTCATGAGCGTGAAAGGATCAAGAGGCAAGGAGAAGAAGGATTTGAGTGAACTGAACGGAAAACTCGCCTGTTACATTGAAAAAAGCAGGCTCTTAGAAGCATCAAACAGGGCGCTAGcagatgaaaatgaaaaactaagAAAGCTTAAAGGGATTACTGGCGAAAGAGTCAGGGTAGAGTATGAGGAAGAAATAAAAGAACTCAGAGAAGCGCTGGAGGAACTCCGAAAAGAATTCGCCCCATTAAAAGCAGAACTGATGTCAAAAGAAGATCTACTGGAAACAAAAGATAATGA AATAGAGGACTTAAAAAAACGAATTCAAGACCTTCAAAATCAACTTGATACGAGCAACCAGATGATTTGCGACTTAGAGTCTGAAATTAAATCATTGAGGCAAACATGTGAGAACCTTGCAAGAGACAGGGATATGGCAAAGAAAGAAGTTGCCTTAATCAGAGAGGATAATGCTAGACTTAGAGGG GACCTTGAAGCAGCAAGAAGTCTCCAGATTATCGCCGAGCAGGCACGCGACGCAGCCTTGGAGGAATTAGATTTCTTAGAAACTTCCACAACGCAT GAAATCGAAGAACTTAAAGCATTGGTTGAAGGTATCAATACTTTAAGACCGAAAATTGAGGCGGCGTGGCAGAGTGAATTCCAGCAGGCTGTTTGCGATCTTCAACAAGACTTTGATGATCGGTTGGCAACTATAACTGACGAATTGAGATGTCGATATGAAGATAGG atagcACACATGCAGGCGACTGCACCAAGGGACAATATGGACGGACTTATCAAGACGGAGAACAGAACTTTGAAATCTCAACTTGGAGATCAAAAGAGACAAAATAGTGAATATGACGCTAAG ATCGCATCTTTGATGGCACAGATCCAGGAGATGAAAGCCATGATGGAAAGAGAGCGTAGTGAATGTGAGAATTGCAAGGACGAACTTAGAATGGAAATAGCCAAACTACAGCAAGAGCTTGCAGATGTTAATGCTGATATGGCTGAAATTCAAGACAGCAAAATGAGCTTAGAGCTCGAGATCGCGTGCTACAAAAAACTACTGGAAGGCGAAGAATCCAA GATGGCTAGATCGTTAGAATCACAGTTTAACATGCAAAGCCGTGGTGGGCAACATTTGGCATCTGTGATTTCTGGAGGGATGTCaagcggcggcggcggcggccaGAGTTCCGCAGCGTCCA aaCCTGTTGTTA gtatGAGTCAGTCAACAGGAAGTATCAAAGTGACTAGGTCATCTACCTGCGGAGCTCAGATCACTGAACTTGATAATCAAGGAAAACATATCTGCATATCAAATACAAGTTCAAAG GACATGGATCTGTCTGGATGGACGTTATCTCGAACGTGTCCAAAAAGGAGAACTAAGAAAACCAGCGAATACAAGTTTGAAAGCTTTACTCTGCCTAAGGGCAAAACAGTGAAG ATCTACTCAAATGAGTACGCGTTTAGCATGGATGAAGAAAAGCGAGAAAATGCAAGACTCGATATCATTGCTTTGCTGGCATCAGCAGAATCTTGCAGTGAGTGGGGAACAGGAGACGGAGAAGCCGCTCTTAAGAACAAGGACGCAGTG ACTAAGGCCTCTGCTACTGTTACACACATGATGGGCTAA
- the LOC123551005 gene encoding non-neuronal cytoplasmic intermediate filament protein B-like isoform X2, whose protein sequence is MSSEKDIRVIKKRYSVASAPIVVQNTKPGTSMSVRTSYGGPMTRRSNVMMSSSYGGGGLLPSGETAKVSKETVMSVKGSRGKEKKDLSELNGKLACYIEKSRLLEASNRALADENEKLRKLKGITGERVRVEYEEEIKELREALEELRKEFAPLKAELMSKEDLLETKDNEIEDLKKRIQDLQNQLDTSNQMICDLESEIKSLRQTCENLARDRDMAKKEVALIREDNARLRGDLEAARSLQIIAEQARDAALEELDFLETSTTHEIEELKALVEGINTLRPKIEAAWQSEFQQAVCDLQQDFDDRLATITDELRCRYEDRIAHMQATAPRDNMDGLIKTENRTLKSQLGDQKRQNSEYDAKIASLMAQIQEMKAMMERERSECENCKDELRMEIAKLQQELADVNADMAEIQDSKMSLELEIACYKKLLEGEESKMARSLESQFNMQSRGGQHLASVISGGMSSGGGGGQSSAASSMSQSTGSIKVTRSSTCGAQITELDNQGKHICISNTSSKDMDLSGWTLSRTCPKRRTKKTSEYKFESFTLPKGKTVKIYSNEYAFSMDEEKRENARLDIIALLASAESCSEWGTGDGEAALKNKDAVTKASATVTHMMG, encoded by the exons ATGTCTTCGGAAAAAGATATAAGAGTTATTAAGAAGCGATATTCGGTGGCATCTGCTCCAATTGTCGTTCAGAATACCAAGCCGGGCACTTCCATGTCTGTTCGGACAAGCTATGGCGGTCCTATGACTAGACGTTCCAACGTTATGATGAGCAGCAGTTATGGAGGAGGTGGTTTACTGCCTTCAGGCGAGACCGCTAAGGTTAGCAAGGAGACCGTCATGAGCGTGAAAGGATCAAGAGGCAAGGAGAAGAAGGATTTGAGTGAACTGAACGGAAAACTCGCCTGTTACATTGAAAAAAGCAGGCTCTTAGAAGCATCAAACAGGGCGCTAGcagatgaaaatgaaaaactaagAAAGCTTAAAGGGATTACTGGCGAAAGAGTCAGGGTAGAGTATGAGGAAGAAATAAAAGAACTCAGAGAAGCGCTGGAGGAACTCCGAAAAGAATTCGCCCCATTAAAAGCAGAACTGATGTCAAAAGAAGATCTACTGGAAACAAAAGATAATGA AATAGAGGACTTAAAAAAACGAATTCAAGACCTTCAAAATCAACTTGATACGAGCAACCAGATGATTTGCGACTTAGAGTCTGAAATTAAATCATTGAGGCAAACATGTGAGAACCTTGCAAGAGACAGGGATATGGCAAAGAAAGAAGTTGCCTTAATCAGAGAGGATAATGCTAGACTTAGAGGG GACCTTGAAGCAGCAAGAAGTCTCCAGATTATCGCCGAGCAGGCACGCGACGCAGCCTTGGAGGAATTAGATTTCTTAGAAACTTCCACAACGCAT GAAATCGAAGAACTTAAAGCATTGGTTGAAGGTATCAATACTTTAAGACCGAAAATTGAGGCGGCGTGGCAGAGTGAATTCCAGCAGGCTGTTTGCGATCTTCAACAAGACTTTGATGATCGGTTGGCAACTATAACTGACGAATTGAGATGTCGATATGAAGATAGG atagcACACATGCAGGCGACTGCACCAAGGGACAATATGGACGGACTTATCAAGACGGAGAACAGAACTTTGAAATCTCAACTTGGAGATCAAAAGAGACAAAATAGTGAATATGACGCTAAG ATCGCATCTTTGATGGCACAGATCCAGGAGATGAAAGCCATGATGGAAAGAGAGCGTAGTGAATGTGAGAATTGCAAGGACGAACTTAGAATGGAAATAGCCAAACTACAGCAAGAGCTTGCAGATGTTAATGCTGATATGGCTGAAATTCAAGACAGCAAAATGAGCTTAGAGCTCGAGATCGCGTGCTACAAAAAACTACTGGAAGGCGAAGAATCCAA GATGGCTAGATCGTTAGAATCACAGTTTAACATGCAAAGCCGTGGTGGGCAACATTTGGCATCTGTGATTTCTGGAGGGATGTCaagcggcggcggcggcggccaGAGTTCCGCAGCGTCCA gtatGAGTCAGTCAACAGGAAGTATCAAAGTGACTAGGTCATCTACCTGCGGAGCTCAGATCACTGAACTTGATAATCAAGGAAAACATATCTGCATATCAAATACAAGTTCAAAG GACATGGATCTGTCTGGATGGACGTTATCTCGAACGTGTCCAAAAAGGAGAACTAAGAAAACCAGCGAATACAAGTTTGAAAGCTTTACTCTGCCTAAGGGCAAAACAGTGAAG ATCTACTCAAATGAGTACGCGTTTAGCATGGATGAAGAAAAGCGAGAAAATGCAAGACTCGATATCATTGCTTTGCTGGCATCAGCAGAATCTTGCAGTGAGTGGGGAACAGGAGACGGAGAAGCCGCTCTTAAGAACAAGGACGCAGTG ACTAAGGCCTCTGCTACTGTTACACACATGATGGGCTAA